In a single window of the Candidatus Binataceae bacterium genome:
- a CDS encoding glycosyltransferase family 4 protein has product MTARAARIMGMTRTVMENSLQIVGKNLGQSAQPGRRLRIAQVAPLYESVPPKLYGGTERVVSYLTEELVRRGHDVTLYASGDSRTAARLEAGHPQALRLAGLTPIGPGLQLPMLSDLYEQPDRFDVIHAHTDYWIFPYVRLAPVPPTVSTMHGRLDIEALRPIYEHFLEPPLVSISDAQRTPLPFMNWVGTVYHGLPRDLLSYNPKGGKYLAFLGRISPEKRPDLAIEVATRVGLPLKIAAKVDAADREYFERTVKPLLSRPNVEFIGEINDVQKSEFLGDALALLFPIEWPEPFGLVMIEAMACGTPVITRPYGSVPEVIRHGVSGLIAQGVDEMVAAVKQVERISRAACRAEFESRFTASVMAERYEALYERVIEQSRAL; this is encoded by the coding sequence ATGACGGCGCGCGCAGCGCGCATCATGGGGATGACACGAACGGTTATGGAAAATAGTTTACAAATTGTAGGTAAGAACCTCGGCCAATCAGCTCAGCCAGGCCGCCGCTTGCGGATCGCGCAGGTGGCCCCGCTGTATGAGAGCGTGCCGCCCAAGCTTTATGGTGGCACTGAACGGGTGGTTTCGTATCTGACCGAGGAATTGGTGCGGCGCGGGCACGACGTCACTTTATACGCATCCGGCGATTCGCGTACTGCGGCTCGGCTGGAAGCCGGTCATCCCCAGGCTTTGCGGCTAGCGGGTCTGACTCCAATTGGCCCGGGCTTGCAGCTTCCGATGCTCAGTGATCTCTACGAGCAGCCCGATCGCTTCGACGTCATTCATGCTCATACCGATTACTGGATTTTTCCCTACGTCCGCTTGGCGCCGGTGCCACCTACGGTCTCCACGATGCACGGGCGGCTGGATATCGAAGCGCTGCGTCCCATCTACGAACATTTCCTGGAGCCGCCGCTGGTGTCGATTAGCGATGCGCAGCGCACGCCGCTGCCATTCATGAACTGGGTGGGCACGGTGTATCATGGCTTACCGCGCGATCTGCTGAGCTATAACCCTAAGGGTGGCAAGTACTTGGCCTTTCTCGGCCGAATTTCTCCCGAGAAGCGGCCCGACTTGGCCATTGAAGTGGCGACCCGAGTGGGCCTGCCCTTGAAGATCGCAGCCAAGGTTGATGCCGCCGATCGTGAATATTTCGAACGCACGGTCAAACCGCTGCTCTCACGTCCGAACGTCGAGTTCATCGGCGAGATTAACGATGTGCAGAAGAGCGAATTCTTGGGCGATGCGCTAGCGCTGCTGTTCCCAATCGAATGGCCCGAACCCTTCGGGCTAGTGATGATCGAGGCGATGGCCTGCGGGACTCCGGTGATCACGCGTCCCTACGGTTCGGTCCCCGAGGTCATCCGCCACGGAGTCAGTGGCCTTATCGCTCAGGGAGTGGACGAGATGGTGGCGGCGGTCAAACAAGTGGAGCGTATCTCGCGCGCCGCTTGCCGGGCGGAATTTGAAAGCCGCTTTACGGCCAGCGTAATGGCCGAGCGCTACGAAGCGCTCTATGAACGGGTCATCGAACAAAGCCGCGCGCTCTGA
- a CDS encoding glycine zipper domain-containing protein, translating to MTRSQRALLVGVLGVVVVLGITGCSGQPLSTREKGTLLGGGLGAATGAIIGAAVGAPGAGAAIGGALGGIGGFAVGNSMQNTEAQQAQTQSQIQQQQQEIERQRRELQQLQQQQETE from the coding sequence ATGACGAGATCTCAAAGGGCTTTGCTGGTAGGCGTGCTTGGCGTCGTGGTTGTGCTGGGCATTACCGGTTGCTCCGGCCAGCCGTTAAGCACGCGCGAGAAGGGTACCTTGCTGGGTGGTGGTCTGGGCGCGGCTACGGGCGCGATCATAGGCGCGGCGGTGGGGGCCCCGGGCGCCGGCGCCGCGATTGGTGGTGCGTTGGGCGGAATCGGCGGTTTTGCGGTGGGCAACTCGATGCAAAATACCGAGGCTCAGCAGGCGCAGACTCAAAGCCAGATCCAGCAGCAGCAGCAGGAGATCGAGCGCCAACGTCGCGAGTTGCAGCAACTGCAGCAGCAACAAGAGACCGAATAA
- a CDS encoding glycogen debranching N-terminal domain-containing protein, whose product MQPEVRVGSQNLTVYQGTTVLVTNGAGEVRTGEEQGLFLKDTRFLSTYDLLINGVKWVLVQATPLRSYCHRLYFTNPELGVLDQEPIAPHSLGLRMDRKIGGGLHEDLTLTNYSGRTTTLRLRIRLDSDFADIFDVKAHRFVSRGVRDSVWDSEQRELRISYRSNDFKRDLIFKIVNPKPTPHFSNGQILFEITLAPGEIWHTCNLFTMVVDGVAHPPLYPCELEDLPHQHVAHEFMHDNWTARATALSTPDYRIRTMYRQAVDDIGGLRIHEYDCGEDMWVPAAGVPWFVTLFGRDSLTVAYQTMMVSQTLAPGPLAKLAQFQATAVDDYRDAEPGKIMHEVRHGELAHLHKIPHTPYYGTADATILYLIVLSEYFRWTADRSLLERLRETALRCLSWIDNYGDRDGDGFQEYQRRSSTGYYNQSWKDAGDAILYPDGHRLVTLPIATCELQGYVYDAKLRMAEVLEALNDTRQPDRLRRQAAQLRTAFNQRFWLPQEKFLALCLDGNKKAVATIASNPGHCLWSGIVEPQAARAVASRLFEEDMWSGWGVRTMSAAHPAYNPLEYQRGSVWPHDNGFIAAGLARYGFRAAANRIADAIFDAASAFEHLRLPELFAGFARTRDPYPVQYPQANVPQAWASGSIFHLLRTVLGLNADAPHQRLYVDPVMPERIEELTLSNLPVGQARVSLRFERKAGRCNFEVLQCSDPTLKIEAGAPRWYQPD is encoded by the coding sequence ATGCAACCGGAAGTCCGAGTAGGCAGTCAGAATCTCACGGTATATCAGGGCACCACGGTGCTGGTCACCAACGGCGCGGGCGAAGTCAGAACCGGTGAAGAACAGGGACTGTTTCTAAAGGACACGCGTTTTTTGTCCACTTACGACCTTTTAATCAACGGGGTCAAATGGGTTTTGGTGCAGGCCACTCCGTTGCGCTCGTACTGCCATCGGCTGTACTTCACCAATCCCGAGCTGGGAGTCCTGGACCAGGAGCCTATCGCGCCCCATTCGCTGGGACTGCGGATGGATCGAAAAATTGGCGGCGGGCTACACGAGGATTTGACCCTGACCAACTATTCCGGGCGCACCACCACCTTGCGCCTGCGAATCCGGTTGGACTCCGACTTCGCCGATATTTTCGACGTTAAAGCTCACCGTTTTGTATCGCGCGGCGTGCGCGATTCGGTATGGGATAGCGAACAGCGCGAATTGCGCATCTCCTATCGCAGTAACGATTTCAAGCGCGATCTGATCTTCAAGATCGTTAATCCAAAACCAACGCCCCATTTTTCCAACGGCCAAATCCTGTTCGAGATAACCCTGGCTCCCGGCGAGATCTGGCACACGTGCAACCTGTTCACCATGGTAGTTGACGGAGTGGCCCATCCGCCGCTGTATCCCTGCGAACTGGAGGATTTACCCCACCAGCATGTCGCGCACGAATTCATGCACGATAACTGGACGGCGCGTGCCACGGCCCTGTCCACCCCCGACTATCGGATACGGACCATGTATCGGCAAGCCGTGGATGATATCGGTGGGCTGCGCATCCATGAGTACGATTGCGGCGAAGACATGTGGGTTCCCGCCGCCGGGGTACCGTGGTTCGTGACCCTGTTTGGGCGTGACAGCCTGACCGTGGCATACCAGACCATGATGGTGTCGCAGACCCTGGCGCCAGGGCCGCTAGCCAAGCTGGCTCAATTCCAGGCCACGGCGGTGGATGATTATCGTGACGCCGAGCCAGGCAAAATCATGCACGAGGTCCGCCACGGCGAACTGGCCCATCTCCACAAGATTCCTCACACGCCCTATTACGGCACTGCCGACGCCACGATTCTGTATTTGATCGTGTTATCGGAATATTTTCGTTGGACCGCTGATCGTTCGCTCCTGGAGCGCCTGCGGGAGACCGCGCTGCGCTGCCTGTCGTGGATCGACAATTACGGTGATCGCGACGGCGACGGTTTCCAGGAGTACCAACGGCGCAGTTCCACCGGCTATTACAACCAGTCCTGGAAGGACGCCGGCGACGCGATTCTCTATCCCGACGGCCATCGCCTGGTGACGCTGCCCATCGCGACCTGCGAGCTGCAGGGCTATGTGTACGACGCAAAGTTGCGGATGGCGGAGGTGCTCGAGGCCCTCAACGATACCAGACAGCCCGATCGACTGCGTCGACAGGCGGCGCAGTTGCGCACTGCGTTCAATCAGCGCTTTTGGCTGCCGCAAGAAAAATTTCTGGCGTTATGCCTAGACGGCAACAAGAAGGCGGTTGCGACCATCGCGTCCAATCCGGGCCATTGTCTATGGTCGGGCATCGTGGAGCCTCAAGCTGCGCGCGCGGTGGCAAGCCGGCTGTTTGAAGAGGACATGTGGAGCGGATGGGGCGTGCGCACCATGTCGGCGGCCCATCCCGCCTACAATCCGTTGGAATACCAGCGCGGCTCGGTGTGGCCTCACGACAATGGCTTTATCGCGGCGGGCCTGGCGCGCTATGGTTTCCGCGCGGCAGCCAACCGCATCGCAGATGCCATTTTCGACGCTGCCTCGGCCTTCGAGCATCTGCGCTTGCCCGAATTGTTCGCCGGCTTCGCTCGCACCCGTGATCCTTATCCAGTGCAGTACCCACAGGCCAACGTTCCCCAAGCCTGGGCCTCGGGCAGCATCTTTCACCTTCTGCGCACGGTGCTTGGGCTCAATGCCGACGCTCCTCACCAGCGGCTCTACGTGGATCCAGTGATGCCCGAGCGAATCGAGGAGCTGACTCTTAGCAATTTGCCAGTGGGTCAAGCGCGGGTGAGCTTGCGCTTTGAACGCAAAGCCGGGCGCTGCAACTTCGAGGTGCTGCAATGCAGCGATCCCACACTGAAGATCGAAGCTGGAGCGCCCCGCTGGTATCAGCCAGATTAG